Proteins encoded together in one Mugil cephalus isolate CIBA_MC_2020 chromosome 16, CIBA_Mcephalus_1.1, whole genome shotgun sequence window:
- the ccr10 gene encoding C-C chemokine receptor type 10 — protein MNKTSNSTAMADYFCEGNCDSLNDSSYSTYYDYGDGSDFCGGDKRQEEIFNIFQTCFFCVIFLLGVLGNCLVIATFALYRRFRLRSMTDIFLFALAVADLLLLLTLPLQGVDTHLGWIFSVPLCKTMRACYAINTYSGLLLLACISVDRYMVVARAQEMLRLRSQILTGGKLAAVGVWLVAVLLSLPEILYSGVTLNEADNKSYCGMTKSGQVKMATNGANITVFCLSLFIMVVCYTSIACVLWKGRVHRRGKQWRHQRTLKLMVALVLVFLAFQLPYTVVLSRRIAFQSCDFLIAYITCTLAYTRCCLNPILYALVGVRFRKDVMTLIHHWGCPCGIRVVLPTESSVSISASSPALTMLSACSPTSPEGSYSSSDTATPVKFQFPGKQKD, from the exons ATGAATAAGACCTCAAACAGCACAG CAATGGCTGACTACTTTTGTGAGGGTAACTGTGACTCGTTGAATGACTCCAGCTACTCTACATATTACGATTACGGTGATGGTTCTGACTTCTGCGGTGGAGACAAGCGCCAGGAGGAAATTTTCAACATCTTCCAGACCTGTTTTTTCTGCGTGATCTTCCTGCTGGGCGTGCTGGGAAACTGCCTGGTGATTGCCACCTTTGCATTGTACCGCCGCTTCCGCCTACGCTCCATGACCGACATCTTCCTGTTTGCCCTGGCGGTAGCTgacctcctcttgctcctcacCCTTCCATTGCAAGGTGTCGACACTCACCTGGGTTGGATCTTCTCTGTACCCCTCTGCAAGACCATGCGTGCATGCTACGCTATTAACACCTATagtgggctgctgctgctggcctgcATCAGCGTTGACCGCTACATGGTGGTGGCACGAGCCCAAGAGATGCTAAGGCTACGCAGTCAGATATTAACAGGTGGGAAGCTAGCTGCTGTAGGCGTGTGGCTTGTTGCGGTTCTCCTTAGCCTGCCTGAAATTCTCTATTCTGGGGTGACACTGAATGAGGCAGACAACAAATCATACTGTGGCATGACAAAGAGTGGGCAAGTCAAAATGGCCACCAACGGAGCCAATATCACCGTCTTCTGCCTGTCCCTCTTCATTATGGTGGTGTGCTACACTTCAATTGCTTGTGTGCTTTGGAAAGGTCGCGTCCATCGGCGAGGGAAGCAGTGGCGCCACCAGAGAACCCTgaagctaatggtagctctggTGCTGGTTTTTCTTGCATTCCAGCTGCCGTACACAGTGGTGCTGTCTCGCAGAATAGCGTTTCAGTCCTGCGATTTTCTGATTGCGTACATCACCTGCACTTTGGCATACACCCGCTGTTGCCTCAACCCCATCCTGTATGCCCTGGTTGGTGTGCGTTTCCGTAAGGACGTTATGACTCTGATCCACCATTGGGGCTGTCCATGTGGCATCCGAGTGGTGCTTCCCACGGAGAGCTCCGTATCCATCTCCGCCTCCTCGCCGGCACTCACCATGCTCTCAGCTTGTTCTCCAACATCTCCAGAAGGCAGTTATTCCAGCAGTGACACAGCAACCCCTGTCAAGTTTCAGTTTCCAGGGAAACAAAAAGACTAG